The Homo sapiens chromosome 5, GRCh38.p14 Primary Assembly genome includes a window with the following:
- the TENT4A gene encoding terminal nucleotidyltransferase 4A isoform 1 (isoform 1 is encoded by transcript variant 1), with amino-acid sequence MDPRVAWIQPEQKGPANALWMQIWETSQGVGRGGSGFASYFCLNSPALDTAAAAGAAGRGSGGLGPALPAASPPPPGPTAPAALPPALLTALGPAAEGARRLHKSPSLSSSSSSSSSNAESGTESPGCSSSSSSSASLGRPGGGRGGAFFNFADGAPSAPGTANGHPGPRGPAPAGSPSQHQFHPGRRKRENKASTYGLNYLLSGSRAAALSGGGGPGAQAPRPGTPWKSRAYSPGIQGLHEEIIDFYNFMSPCPEEAAMRREVVKRIETVVKDLWPTADVQIFGSFSTGLYLPTSDIDLVVFGKWERPPLQLLEQALRKHNVAEPCSIKVLDKATVPIIKLTDQETEVKVDISFNMETGVRAAEFIKNYMKKYSLLPYLILVLKQFLLQRDLNEVFTGGISSYSLILMAISFLQLHPRIDARRADENLGMLLVEFFELYGRNFNYLKTGIRIKEGGAYIAKEEIMKAMTSGYRPSMLCIEDPLLPGNDVGRSSYGAMQVKQVFDYAYIVLSHAVSPLARSYPNRDAESTLGRIIKVTQEVIDYRRWIKEKWGSKAHPSPGMDSRIKIKERIATCNGEQTQNREPESPYGQRLTLSLSSPQLLSSGSSASSVSSLSGSDVDSDTPPCTTPSVYQFSLQAPAPLMAGLPTALPMPSGKPQPTTSRTLIMTTNNQTRFTIPPPTLGVAPVPCRQAGVEGTASLKAVHHMSSPAIPSASPNPLSSPHLYHKQHNGMKLSMKGSHGHTQGGGYSSVGSGGVRPPVGNRGHHQYNRTGWRRKKHTHTRDSLPVSLSR; translated from the exons ATGGATCCGCGCGTGGCCTGGATCCAGCCCGAGCAGAAGGGGCCGGCCAATGCCCTGTGGATGCAGATCTGGGAGACCTCGCAGGGCGTGGGCCGCGGCGGCTCGGGCTTCGCGTCCTATTTCTGCCTCAACTCGCCGGCGCTGGACACGGCGGCCGCGGCGGGGGCGGCCGGGCGGGGCAGTGGCGGCCTGGGCCCCGCGCTGCCCGCCGCGTCGCCCCCGCCGCCCGGCCCCACCGCGCCCGCCGCGCTGCCCCCCGCGCTGCTGACGGCGCTGGGGCCCGCGGCCGAGGGCGCGCGGCGCTTGCACAAGTCGCCGTCGCTGTCGTCCTCGTCGTCGTCCTCCTCGTCCAACGCGGAGTCGGGCACCGAGAGCCCCGGCTGCTCGTCGTCGTCCTCCAGCAGCGCCTCGCTGGGCCGGCCgggcggcggccgcggcggcgCCTTCTTCAACTTCGCCGACGGCGCGCCCAGCGCCCCTGGCACAGCCAACGGGCACCCCGGGCCGCGCGGCCCCGCGCCCGCCGGCTCCCCGTCGCAGCACCAGTTCCACCCGGGTCGCCGGAAACGCGAGAACAAGGCCAGCACCTACGGCCTCAACTACCTGCTGTCCGGCAGCCGCGCGGCCGCTCTCAGCGGAGGGGGCGGCCCCGGGGCCCAGGCGCCGCGGCCCGGCACCCCGTGGAAGAGCCGCGCGTACAGCCCGGGCATCCAGGG ACTACATGAGGAAATAATTGACTTTTATAACTTCATGTCCCCTTGTCCTGAAGAAGCAGCTATGAGAAGAGAGGTGGTGAAACGGATCGAAACTGTGGTGAAAGACCTTTGGCCGACGGCTGAT GTACAGATATTTGGCAGCTTTAGTACAGGTCTTTATCTTCCAACTAG CGACATAGACCTGGTGGTCTTCGGGAAATGGGAGCGTCCTCCTTTACAGCTGCTGGAGCAAGCCCTGCGGAAGCACAACGTGGCTGAGCCGTGTTCCATCAAAGTCCTTGACAAGGCTACG GTACCAATAATAAAGCTCACAGATCAGGAGACTGAAGTGAAAGTTGACATCAGCTTTAACATGGAGACGGGCGTCCGGGCAGCGGAGTTCATCAAGAATTACATGAAG AAATATTCATTGCTGCCTTACTTGATTTTAGTATTGAAACAGTTCCTTCTGCAGAGGGACCTGAATGAAGTTTTTACAGGTGGAATTAGCTCATACAGCCTAATTTTAATGGCCATTAGCTTTCTACAG TTGCATCCAAGAATTGATGCCCGGAGAGCTGATGAAAACCTTGGAATGCTTCTTGTAGAATTTTTTGAACTCTATGGGAGAAATTTTAATTACTTGAAAACCGGTATTAGAATCAAAGAAGGAGGTGCCTATATCGCCAAAGAGGAGATCATGAAAGCCATGACCAGCGGGTACAGACCGTCGATGCTGTGCATTGAGGACCCCCTGCTGCCAG GGAATGACGTTGGCCGGAGCTCCTATGGCGCCATGCAGGTGAAGCAGGTCTTCGATTATGCCTACATAGTGCTCAGCCATGCTGTGTCACCGCTGGCCAGGTCCTATCCAAACAGAGACGCCGAAAG TACTTTAGGAAGAATCATCAAAGTAACTCAGGAGGTGATTGACTACCGGAGGTGGATCAAAGAGAAGTGGGGCAGCAAAGCCCACCCGTCGCCAGGCATGG ACAGCAGGATCAAGATCAAAGAGCGAATAGCCACATGCAATGGGGAGCAGACGCAGAACCGAGAGCCCGAGTCTCCCTATGGCCAGCGCTTGACTTTGTCGCTGTCCAGCCCCCAGCTCCTGTCTTCAGGCTCCTCGGCCTCTTCTGTGTCTTCACTTTCTGGGAGTGACGTT GATTCAGACACACCGCCCTGCACAACGCCCAGTGTTTACCAGTTCAGTCTGCAAGCGCCAGCTCCTCTCATGGCCGGCTTACCCACCGCCTTGCCAATGCCCAGTGGCAAACCTCAGCCCACCACTTCCAGAACACTGATCATGACAACCAACAATCAG ACCAGGTTTACTATACCTCCACCGACCCTAGGGGTTGCTCCTGTTCCTTGCAGACAAGCTGGTGTAGAAGGAACTGCGTCTTTGAAAGCCGTCCACCACATGTCTTCCCCGGCCATTCCCTCAGCGTCCCCCAACCCGCTCTCGAGCCCTCATCTGTATCATAAG caGCACAACGGCATGAAACTGTCCATGAAGGGCTCTCACGGCCACACCCAAGGCGGCGGCTACAGCTCTGTGGGTAGCGGAGGTGTGCGGCCCCCTGTGGGCAACAGGGGACACCACCAGTATAACCGCACCGGCTGGAGgaggaaaaaacacacacacacacgggacaGTCTGCCCGTGAGCCTCAGCAGATAA
- the TENT4A gene encoding terminal nucleotidyltransferase 4A isoform 2 (isoform 2 is encoded by transcript variant 2) — MDPRVAWIQPEQKGPANALWMQIWETSQGVGRGGSGFASYFCLNSPALDTAAAAGAAGRGSGGLGPALPAASPPPPGPTAPAALPPALLTALGPAAEGARRLHKSPSLSSSSSSSSSNAESGTESPGCSSSSSSSASLGRPGGGRGGAFFNFADGAPSAPGTANGHPGPRGPAPAGSPSQHQFHPGRRKRENKASTYGLNYLLSGSRAAALSGGGGPGAQAPRPGTPWKSRAYSPGIQGLHEEIIDFYNFMSPCPEEAAMRREVVKRIETVVKDLWPTADVQIFGSFSTGLYLPTSDIDLVVFGKWERPPLQLLEQALRKHNVAEPCSIKVLDKATVPIIKLTDQETEVKVDISFNMETGVRAAEFIKNYMKKYSLLPYLILVLKQFLLQRDLNEVFTGGISSYSLILMAISFLQLHPRIDARRADENLGMLLVEFFELYGRNFNYLKTGIRIKEGGAYIAKEEIMKAMTSGYRPSMLCIEDPLLPGNDVGRSSYGAMQVKQVFDYAYIVLSHAVSPLARSYPNRDAESTLGRIIKVTQEVIDYRRWIKEKWGSKAHPSPGMDSRIKIKERIATCNGEQTQNREPESPYGQRLTLSLSSPQLLSSGSSASSVSSLSGSDVDSDTPPCTTPSVYQFSLQAPAPLMAGLPTALPMPSGKPQPTTSRTLIMTTNNQTRFTIPPPTLGVAPVPCRQAGVEGTASLKAVHHMSSPAIPSASPNPLSSPHLYHKHNGMKLSMKGSHGHTQGGGYSSVGSGGVRPPVGNRGHHQYNRTGWRRKKHTHTRDSLPVSLSR; from the exons ATGGATCCGCGCGTGGCCTGGATCCAGCCCGAGCAGAAGGGGCCGGCCAATGCCCTGTGGATGCAGATCTGGGAGACCTCGCAGGGCGTGGGCCGCGGCGGCTCGGGCTTCGCGTCCTATTTCTGCCTCAACTCGCCGGCGCTGGACACGGCGGCCGCGGCGGGGGCGGCCGGGCGGGGCAGTGGCGGCCTGGGCCCCGCGCTGCCCGCCGCGTCGCCCCCGCCGCCCGGCCCCACCGCGCCCGCCGCGCTGCCCCCCGCGCTGCTGACGGCGCTGGGGCCCGCGGCCGAGGGCGCGCGGCGCTTGCACAAGTCGCCGTCGCTGTCGTCCTCGTCGTCGTCCTCCTCGTCCAACGCGGAGTCGGGCACCGAGAGCCCCGGCTGCTCGTCGTCGTCCTCCAGCAGCGCCTCGCTGGGCCGGCCgggcggcggccgcggcggcgCCTTCTTCAACTTCGCCGACGGCGCGCCCAGCGCCCCTGGCACAGCCAACGGGCACCCCGGGCCGCGCGGCCCCGCGCCCGCCGGCTCCCCGTCGCAGCACCAGTTCCACCCGGGTCGCCGGAAACGCGAGAACAAGGCCAGCACCTACGGCCTCAACTACCTGCTGTCCGGCAGCCGCGCGGCCGCTCTCAGCGGAGGGGGCGGCCCCGGGGCCCAGGCGCCGCGGCCCGGCACCCCGTGGAAGAGCCGCGCGTACAGCCCGGGCATCCAGGG ACTACATGAGGAAATAATTGACTTTTATAACTTCATGTCCCCTTGTCCTGAAGAAGCAGCTATGAGAAGAGAGGTGGTGAAACGGATCGAAACTGTGGTGAAAGACCTTTGGCCGACGGCTGAT GTACAGATATTTGGCAGCTTTAGTACAGGTCTTTATCTTCCAACTAG CGACATAGACCTGGTGGTCTTCGGGAAATGGGAGCGTCCTCCTTTACAGCTGCTGGAGCAAGCCCTGCGGAAGCACAACGTGGCTGAGCCGTGTTCCATCAAAGTCCTTGACAAGGCTACG GTACCAATAATAAAGCTCACAGATCAGGAGACTGAAGTGAAAGTTGACATCAGCTTTAACATGGAGACGGGCGTCCGGGCAGCGGAGTTCATCAAGAATTACATGAAG AAATATTCATTGCTGCCTTACTTGATTTTAGTATTGAAACAGTTCCTTCTGCAGAGGGACCTGAATGAAGTTTTTACAGGTGGAATTAGCTCATACAGCCTAATTTTAATGGCCATTAGCTTTCTACAG TTGCATCCAAGAATTGATGCCCGGAGAGCTGATGAAAACCTTGGAATGCTTCTTGTAGAATTTTTTGAACTCTATGGGAGAAATTTTAATTACTTGAAAACCGGTATTAGAATCAAAGAAGGAGGTGCCTATATCGCCAAAGAGGAGATCATGAAAGCCATGACCAGCGGGTACAGACCGTCGATGCTGTGCATTGAGGACCCCCTGCTGCCAG GGAATGACGTTGGCCGGAGCTCCTATGGCGCCATGCAGGTGAAGCAGGTCTTCGATTATGCCTACATAGTGCTCAGCCATGCTGTGTCACCGCTGGCCAGGTCCTATCCAAACAGAGACGCCGAAAG TACTTTAGGAAGAATCATCAAAGTAACTCAGGAGGTGATTGACTACCGGAGGTGGATCAAAGAGAAGTGGGGCAGCAAAGCCCACCCGTCGCCAGGCATGG ACAGCAGGATCAAGATCAAAGAGCGAATAGCCACATGCAATGGGGAGCAGACGCAGAACCGAGAGCCCGAGTCTCCCTATGGCCAGCGCTTGACTTTGTCGCTGTCCAGCCCCCAGCTCCTGTCTTCAGGCTCCTCGGCCTCTTCTGTGTCTTCACTTTCTGGGAGTGACGTT GATTCAGACACACCGCCCTGCACAACGCCCAGTGTTTACCAGTTCAGTCTGCAAGCGCCAGCTCCTCTCATGGCCGGCTTACCCACCGCCTTGCCAATGCCCAGTGGCAAACCTCAGCCCACCACTTCCAGAACACTGATCATGACAACCAACAATCAG ACCAGGTTTACTATACCTCCACCGACCCTAGGGGTTGCTCCTGTTCCTTGCAGACAAGCTGGTGTAGAAGGAACTGCGTCTTTGAAAGCCGTCCACCACATGTCTTCCCCGGCCATTCCCTCAGCGTCCCCCAACCCGCTCTCGAGCCCTCATCTGTATCATAAG CACAACGGCATGAAACTGTCCATGAAGGGCTCTCACGGCCACACCCAAGGCGGCGGCTACAGCTCTGTGGGTAGCGGAGGTGTGCGGCCCCCTGTGGGCAACAGGGGACACCACCAGTATAACCGCACCGGCTGGAGgaggaaaaaacacacacacacacgggacaGTCTGCCCGTGAGCCTCAGCAGATAA
- the TENT4A gene encoding terminal nucleotidyltransferase 4A isoform X1 translates to MSPCPEEAAMRREVVKRIETVVKDLWPTADVQIFGSFSTGLYLPTSDIDLVVFGKWERPPLQLLEQALRKHNVAEPCSIKVLDKATVPIIKLTDQETEVKVDISFNMETGVRAAEFIKNYMKKYSLLPYLILVLKQFLLQRDLNEVFTGGISSYSLILMAISFLQLHPRIDARRADENLGMLLVEFFELYGRNFNYLKTGIRIKEGGAYIAKEEIMKAMTSGYRPSMLCIEDPLLPGNDVGRSSYGAMQVKQVFDYAYIVLSHAVSPLARSYPNRDAESTLGRIIKVTQEVIDYRRWIKEKWGSKAHPSPGMDSRIKIKERIATCNGEQTQNREPESPYGQRLTLSLSSPQLLSSGSSASSVSSLSGSDVDSDTPPCTTPSVYQFSLQAPAPLMAGLPTALPMPSGKPQPTTSRTLIMTTNNQTRFTIPPPTLGVAPVPCRQAGVEGTASLKAVHHMSSPAIPSASPNPLSSPHLYHKQHNGMKLSMKGSHGHTQGGGYSSVGSGGVRPPVGNRGHHQYNRTGWRRKKHTHTRDSLPVSLSR, encoded by the exons ATGTCCCCTTGTCCTGAAGAAGCAGCTATGAGAAGAGAGGTGGTGAAACGGATCGAAACTGTGGTGAAAGACCTTTGGCCGACGGCTGAT GTACAGATATTTGGCAGCTTTAGTACAGGTCTTTATCTTCCAACTAG CGACATAGACCTGGTGGTCTTCGGGAAATGGGAGCGTCCTCCTTTACAGCTGCTGGAGCAAGCCCTGCGGAAGCACAACGTGGCTGAGCCGTGTTCCATCAAAGTCCTTGACAAGGCTACG GTACCAATAATAAAGCTCACAGATCAGGAGACTGAAGTGAAAGTTGACATCAGCTTTAACATGGAGACGGGCGTCCGGGCAGCGGAGTTCATCAAGAATTACATGAAG AAATATTCATTGCTGCCTTACTTGATTTTAGTATTGAAACAGTTCCTTCTGCAGAGGGACCTGAATGAAGTTTTTACAGGTGGAATTAGCTCATACAGCCTAATTTTAATGGCCATTAGCTTTCTACAG TTGCATCCAAGAATTGATGCCCGGAGAGCTGATGAAAACCTTGGAATGCTTCTTGTAGAATTTTTTGAACTCTATGGGAGAAATTTTAATTACTTGAAAACCGGTATTAGAATCAAAGAAGGAGGTGCCTATATCGCCAAAGAGGAGATCATGAAAGCCATGACCAGCGGGTACAGACCGTCGATGCTGTGCATTGAGGACCCCCTGCTGCCAG GGAATGACGTTGGCCGGAGCTCCTATGGCGCCATGCAGGTGAAGCAGGTCTTCGATTATGCCTACATAGTGCTCAGCCATGCTGTGTCACCGCTGGCCAGGTCCTATCCAAACAGAGACGCCGAAAG TACTTTAGGAAGAATCATCAAAGTAACTCAGGAGGTGATTGACTACCGGAGGTGGATCAAAGAGAAGTGGGGCAGCAAAGCCCACCCGTCGCCAGGCATGG ACAGCAGGATCAAGATCAAAGAGCGAATAGCCACATGCAATGGGGAGCAGACGCAGAACCGAGAGCCCGAGTCTCCCTATGGCCAGCGCTTGACTTTGTCGCTGTCCAGCCCCCAGCTCCTGTCTTCAGGCTCCTCGGCCTCTTCTGTGTCTTCACTTTCTGGGAGTGACGTT GATTCAGACACACCGCCCTGCACAACGCCCAGTGTTTACCAGTTCAGTCTGCAAGCGCCAGCTCCTCTCATGGCCGGCTTACCCACCGCCTTGCCAATGCCCAGTGGCAAACCTCAGCCCACCACTTCCAGAACACTGATCATGACAACCAACAATCAG ACCAGGTTTACTATACCTCCACCGACCCTAGGGGTTGCTCCTGTTCCTTGCAGACAAGCTGGTGTAGAAGGAACTGCGTCTTTGAAAGCCGTCCACCACATGTCTTCCCCGGCCATTCCCTCAGCGTCCCCCAACCCGCTCTCGAGCCCTCATCTGTATCATAAG caGCACAACGGCATGAAACTGTCCATGAAGGGCTCTCACGGCCACACCCAAGGCGGCGGCTACAGCTCTGTGGGTAGCGGAGGTGTGCGGCCCCCTGTGGGCAACAGGGGACACCACCAGTATAACCGCACCGGCTGGAGgaggaaaaaacacacacacacacgggacaGTCTGCCCGTGAGCCTCAGCAGATAA
- the TENT4A gene encoding terminal nucleotidyltransferase 4A isoform X2 yields MRREVVKRIETVVKDLWPTADVQIFGSFSTGLYLPTSDIDLVVFGKWERPPLQLLEQALRKHNVAEPCSIKVLDKATVPIIKLTDQETEVKVDISFNMETGVRAAEFIKNYMKKYSLLPYLILVLKQFLLQRDLNEVFTGGISSYSLILMAISFLQLHPRIDARRADENLGMLLVEFFELYGRNFNYLKTGIRIKEGGAYIAKEEIMKAMTSGYRPSMLCIEDPLLPGNDVGRSSYGAMQVKQVFDYAYIVLSHAVSPLARSYPNRDAESTLGRIIKVTQEVIDYRRWIKEKWGSKAHPSPGMDSRIKIKERIATCNGEQTQNREPESPYGQRLTLSLSSPQLLSSGSSASSVSSLSGSDVDSDTPPCTTPSVYQFSLQAPAPLMAGLPTALPMPSGKPQPTTSRTLIMTTNNQTRFTIPPPTLGVAPVPCRQAGVEGTASLKAVHHMSSPAIPSASPNPLSSPHLYHKQHNGMKLSMKGSHGHTQGGGYSSVGSGGVRPPVGNRGHHQYNRTGWRRKKHTHTRDSLPVSLSR; encoded by the exons ATGAGAAGAGAGGTGGTGAAACGGATCGAAACTGTGGTGAAAGACCTTTGGCCGACGGCTGAT GTACAGATATTTGGCAGCTTTAGTACAGGTCTTTATCTTCCAACTAG CGACATAGACCTGGTGGTCTTCGGGAAATGGGAGCGTCCTCCTTTACAGCTGCTGGAGCAAGCCCTGCGGAAGCACAACGTGGCTGAGCCGTGTTCCATCAAAGTCCTTGACAAGGCTACG GTACCAATAATAAAGCTCACAGATCAGGAGACTGAAGTGAAAGTTGACATCAGCTTTAACATGGAGACGGGCGTCCGGGCAGCGGAGTTCATCAAGAATTACATGAAG AAATATTCATTGCTGCCTTACTTGATTTTAGTATTGAAACAGTTCCTTCTGCAGAGGGACCTGAATGAAGTTTTTACAGGTGGAATTAGCTCATACAGCCTAATTTTAATGGCCATTAGCTTTCTACAG TTGCATCCAAGAATTGATGCCCGGAGAGCTGATGAAAACCTTGGAATGCTTCTTGTAGAATTTTTTGAACTCTATGGGAGAAATTTTAATTACTTGAAAACCGGTATTAGAATCAAAGAAGGAGGTGCCTATATCGCCAAAGAGGAGATCATGAAAGCCATGACCAGCGGGTACAGACCGTCGATGCTGTGCATTGAGGACCCCCTGCTGCCAG GGAATGACGTTGGCCGGAGCTCCTATGGCGCCATGCAGGTGAAGCAGGTCTTCGATTATGCCTACATAGTGCTCAGCCATGCTGTGTCACCGCTGGCCAGGTCCTATCCAAACAGAGACGCCGAAAG TACTTTAGGAAGAATCATCAAAGTAACTCAGGAGGTGATTGACTACCGGAGGTGGATCAAAGAGAAGTGGGGCAGCAAAGCCCACCCGTCGCCAGGCATGG ACAGCAGGATCAAGATCAAAGAGCGAATAGCCACATGCAATGGGGAGCAGACGCAGAACCGAGAGCCCGAGTCTCCCTATGGCCAGCGCTTGACTTTGTCGCTGTCCAGCCCCCAGCTCCTGTCTTCAGGCTCCTCGGCCTCTTCTGTGTCTTCACTTTCTGGGAGTGACGTT GATTCAGACACACCGCCCTGCACAACGCCCAGTGTTTACCAGTTCAGTCTGCAAGCGCCAGCTCCTCTCATGGCCGGCTTACCCACCGCCTTGCCAATGCCCAGTGGCAAACCTCAGCCCACCACTTCCAGAACACTGATCATGACAACCAACAATCAG ACCAGGTTTACTATACCTCCACCGACCCTAGGGGTTGCTCCTGTTCCTTGCAGACAAGCTGGTGTAGAAGGAACTGCGTCTTTGAAAGCCGTCCACCACATGTCTTCCCCGGCCATTCCCTCAGCGTCCCCCAACCCGCTCTCGAGCCCTCATCTGTATCATAAG caGCACAACGGCATGAAACTGTCCATGAAGGGCTCTCACGGCCACACCCAAGGCGGCGGCTACAGCTCTGTGGGTAGCGGAGGTGTGCGGCCCCCTGTGGGCAACAGGGGACACCACCAGTATAACCGCACCGGCTGGAGgaggaaaaaacacacacacacacgggacaGTCTGCCCGTGAGCCTCAGCAGATAA
- the TENT4A gene encoding terminal nucleotidyltransferase 4A isoform X3 — translation MRREVVKRIETVVKDLWPTADVQIFGSFSTGLYLPTSDIDLVVFGKWERPPLQLLEQALRKHNVAEPCSIKVLDKATVPIIKLTDQETEVKVDISFNMETGVRAAEFIKNYMKKYSLLPYLILVLKQFLLQRDLNEVFTGGISSYSLILMAISFLQLHPRIDARRADENLGMLLVEFFELYGRNFNYLKTGIRIKEGGAYIAKEEIMKAMTSGYRPSMLCIEDPLLPGNDVGRSSYGAMQVKQVFDYAYIVLSHAVSPLARSYPNRDAESTLGRIIKVTQEVIDYRRWIKEKWGSKAHPSPGMDSRIKIKERIATCNGEQTQNREPESPYGQRLTLSLSSPQLLSSGSSASSVSSLSGSDVDSDTPPCTTPSVYQFSLQAPAPLMAGLPTALPMPSGKPQPTTSRTLIMTTNNQTRFTIPPPTLGVAPVPCRQAGVEGTASLKAVHHMSSPAIPSASPNPLSSPHLYHKHNGMKLSMKGSHGHTQGGGYSSVGSGGVRPPVGNRGHHQYNRTGWRRKKHTHTRDSLPVSLSR, via the exons ATGAGAAGAGAGGTGGTGAAACGGATCGAAACTGTGGTGAAAGACCTTTGGCCGACGGCTGAT GTACAGATATTTGGCAGCTTTAGTACAGGTCTTTATCTTCCAACTAG CGACATAGACCTGGTGGTCTTCGGGAAATGGGAGCGTCCTCCTTTACAGCTGCTGGAGCAAGCCCTGCGGAAGCACAACGTGGCTGAGCCGTGTTCCATCAAAGTCCTTGACAAGGCTACG GTACCAATAATAAAGCTCACAGATCAGGAGACTGAAGTGAAAGTTGACATCAGCTTTAACATGGAGACGGGCGTCCGGGCAGCGGAGTTCATCAAGAATTACATGAAG AAATATTCATTGCTGCCTTACTTGATTTTAGTATTGAAACAGTTCCTTCTGCAGAGGGACCTGAATGAAGTTTTTACAGGTGGAATTAGCTCATACAGCCTAATTTTAATGGCCATTAGCTTTCTACAG TTGCATCCAAGAATTGATGCCCGGAGAGCTGATGAAAACCTTGGAATGCTTCTTGTAGAATTTTTTGAACTCTATGGGAGAAATTTTAATTACTTGAAAACCGGTATTAGAATCAAAGAAGGAGGTGCCTATATCGCCAAAGAGGAGATCATGAAAGCCATGACCAGCGGGTACAGACCGTCGATGCTGTGCATTGAGGACCCCCTGCTGCCAG GGAATGACGTTGGCCGGAGCTCCTATGGCGCCATGCAGGTGAAGCAGGTCTTCGATTATGCCTACATAGTGCTCAGCCATGCTGTGTCACCGCTGGCCAGGTCCTATCCAAACAGAGACGCCGAAAG TACTTTAGGAAGAATCATCAAAGTAACTCAGGAGGTGATTGACTACCGGAGGTGGATCAAAGAGAAGTGGGGCAGCAAAGCCCACCCGTCGCCAGGCATGG ACAGCAGGATCAAGATCAAAGAGCGAATAGCCACATGCAATGGGGAGCAGACGCAGAACCGAGAGCCCGAGTCTCCCTATGGCCAGCGCTTGACTTTGTCGCTGTCCAGCCCCCAGCTCCTGTCTTCAGGCTCCTCGGCCTCTTCTGTGTCTTCACTTTCTGGGAGTGACGTT GATTCAGACACACCGCCCTGCACAACGCCCAGTGTTTACCAGTTCAGTCTGCAAGCGCCAGCTCCTCTCATGGCCGGCTTACCCACCGCCTTGCCAATGCCCAGTGGCAAACCTCAGCCCACCACTTCCAGAACACTGATCATGACAACCAACAATCAG ACCAGGTTTACTATACCTCCACCGACCCTAGGGGTTGCTCCTGTTCCTTGCAGACAAGCTGGTGTAGAAGGAACTGCGTCTTTGAAAGCCGTCCACCACATGTCTTCCCCGGCCATTCCCTCAGCGTCCCCCAACCCGCTCTCGAGCCCTCATCTGTATCATAAG CACAACGGCATGAAACTGTCCATGAAGGGCTCTCACGGCCACACCCAAGGCGGCGGCTACAGCTCTGTGGGTAGCGGAGGTGTGCGGCCCCCTGTGGGCAACAGGGGACACCACCAGTATAACCGCACCGGCTGGAGgaggaaaaaacacacacacacacgggacaGTCTGCCCGTGAGCCTCAGCAGATAA